In Spiroplasma sp. SV19, one DNA window encodes the following:
- a CDS encoding helix-turn-helix transcriptional regulator produces the protein MNEVIKQLRIHKGLTQRELAKISGLQQSTICRIEKDCSKTSWNKILKLLVALKLDVKKFIDKLSAYNETKVYDFLSLIIDNPKIRKELDQNPRVLALKVLRIFTN, from the coding sequence ATGAACGAAGTTATTAAGCAATTACGAATTCATAAAGGTTTGACCCAACGTGAATTAGCAAAAATATCTGGCTTACAACAATCAACAATTTGTCGAATTGAAAAAGATTGTTCAAAGACTAGTTGAAACAAAATTCTAAAATTACTAGTTGCGTTAAAATTAGATGTTAAGAAATTTATTGATAAACTATCGGCATATAATGAAACTAAGGTTTATGATTTTTTATCCTTAATTATTGATAATCCCAAAATTCGTAAAGAACTTGATCAAAACCCACGTGTATTAGCGTTAAAGGTTTTACGAATTTTTACTAATTAA
- a CDS encoding MurR/RpiR family transcriptional regulator, protein MKSSNLINDIQKLAENDNGSVRYVISKELLKHLNNIIHLNITKLSQLTSCSKSAIVKYCKDLNLEGYKDLIRVLSFEARILEPIAKQDNKNVEQKLAFYQLKIEENFNYINHNYVEQFIKVINLLQPGQNIYLFGKGPNINVCNVFHNYLIKLGYNTFFSNDLDVQLKLGSLITQDAVVFIFSYSGLTKKIINLYNIAKERNSKIVFISSNFLSPMYQKDNINIMTLNNEEILPDAQSSVISFTMIVMEIIFLLNEKLISK, encoded by the coding sequence ATGAAAAGCTCAAATCTAATTAATGATATTCAAAAACTTGCCGAAAATGATAATGGTTCAGTTCGTTATGTCATCTCAAAAGAACTTTTAAAACATCTTAATAATATTATACATCTTAATATTACTAAGCTTAGTCAATTAACAAGTTGTAGTAAATCTGCAATTGTTAAATATTGCAAAGATTTAAATTTAGAGGGGTATAAAGATTTAATTCGTGTTCTTTCATTTGAAGCAAGAATTTTAGAACCAATTGCAAAACAAGATAACAAAAATGTTGAACAAAAGTTGGCATTTTATCAATTAAAAATTGAAGAAAATTTTAATTATATTAATCATAATTATGTTGAACAATTTATAAAAGTTATTAATCTTTTACAACCTGGTCAGAATATTTATTTATTTGGGAAAGGACCTAATATTAATGTTTGCAATGTCTTTCATAACTATTTAATTAAATTAGGATATAATACTTTTTTTTCAAATGATTTAGATGTTCAATTAAAGTTAGGATCCTTAATTACACAAGATGCGGTTGTCTTTATTTTTTCGTATTCTGGATTAACAAAAAAAATAATAAATTTATATAACATTGCAAAAGAAAGAAATAGTAAAATTGTTTTTATTTCATCAAATTTTTTATCACCAATGTATCAAAAAGATAACATTAATATTATGACTCTTAATAATGAAGAAATTCTACCTGATGCACAGAGTAGTGTTATTTCCTTTACAATGATTGTGATGGAAATTATCTTTTTATTAAACGAAAAACTTATTTCTAAATAG
- the gnd gene encoding phosphogluconate dehydrogenase (NAD(+)-dependent, decarboxylating) has product MKTIGLIGLGKMGINIIQNMKNNSYDPIGYDIKQTEYAFLAAKNIKTAQSLDELIINLPKPRYIMLLVPTGEITEKVFSEVIEKLAPDDCVIDAGNSFYQDSIRRSSIASEKGIHFVDCGTSGGWNGALKGSCLMVGGKLEVIKVLTPFFESLAVEDGFLHTGPVGSGHYAKMIHNGIEYGMMQALAEGYEILYNSEFNYNLAKISHLWNRGSVIRSWLIELMAETFHNDPTLDNLKGVMNMNGEGLWTVQEALTQGTPAPIIALSVIMRQRSQQNDTFAGKVVAALRFAFGGHDIVKNK; this is encoded by the coding sequence ATGAAAACAATAGGATTAATTGGATTAGGAAAAATGGGAATTAATATTATTCAAAATATGAAAAATAATAGCTATGACCCAATTGGATATGATATTAAGCAAACAGAATATGCTTTTCTGGCAGCTAAAAACATTAAAACCGCCCAAAGTTTAGATGAATTAATTATAAATTTACCAAAGCCACGTTATATTATGTTACTTGTTCCAACTGGGGAAATTACCGAGAAAGTTTTTTCGGAAGTAATTGAAAAACTAGCACCAGATGATTGTGTTATTGATGCTGGGAATTCTTTTTACCAAGATTCAATTCGCCGATCATCAATTGCCAGTGAAAAAGGAATTCATTTTGTTGATTGTGGAACGAGCGGTGGTTGGAATGGGGCTTTAAAAGGTAGTTGTTTAATGGTTGGTGGAAAATTAGAAGTTATTAAAGTGCTAACACCATTTTTTGAATCATTAGCTGTTGAAGATGGGTTTTTGCACACAGGACCAGTTGGTAGTGGGCATTATGCAAAGATGATTCACAATGGGATTGAATATGGAATGATGCAAGCCTTAGCAGAAGGATATGAAATTCTTTATAATTCAGAGTTTAATTATAATTTAGCAAAAATTAGTCATTTGTGAAATCGTGGGAGTGTTATTCGAAGTTGATTGATTGAATTAATGGCAGAAACTTTTCATAATGACCCAACATTAGATAATTTAAAAGGCGTTATGAATATGAATGGTGAAGGCCTTTGAACGGTGCAAGAAGCTTTAACACAAGGAACGCCAGCTCCAATCATAGCTTTATCAGTAATTATGCGCCAACGTAGTCAACAAAATGATACTTT
- a CDS encoding PTS sugar transporter subunit IIA produces the protein MILQAKDIYLNKSFSNKSEAIEYVGNLMIEKGWINESYKKGMFLRDQKVSVAIGNYLAIPHCEETENINEEGIIFLKLKDELQWDHQPIRFVIGLALKGNHQIDTLQDIAFLFSDEDTVLDFYQKCSTVSEIIAYLANEEWAN, from the coding sequence ATGATTTTACAGGCAAAAGATATTTACCTTAATAAAAGTTTTAGTAATAAATCAGAAGCAATTGAATATGTTGGGAATTTAATGATTGAGAAAGGGTGAATTAATGAATCATATAAAAAAGGAATGTTTCTTCGTGACCAGAAAGTGAGTGTTGCAATTGGCAATTACTTGGCAATTCCTCATTGTGAAGAAACCGAAAATATTAATGAAGAGGGAATTATTTTTCTAAAATTAAAAGATGAACTGCAGTGAGATCACCAGCCGATTCGGTTTGTGATTGGACTAGCTTTAAAGGGAAACCATCAAATTGATACTTTACAAGATATTGCATTTTTATTTTCTGATGAAGATACTGTATTAGATTTTTATCAAAAGTGTTCAACAGTGTCAGAGATTATTGCGTATCTTGCCAATGAAGAATGAGCAAATTAG